The sequence below is a genomic window from Perca flavescens isolate YP-PL-M2 chromosome 24, PFLA_1.0, whole genome shotgun sequence.
TTTGACTGGCCCCAGGCGGGCCCTCgtcaaaaaaagacacttgccaccggGCCTAACAACTTTTCTGGGGAAAACCCTGAGAGGGCTTGTATAACATTTCCTGCTGTAGCAGCAGTTAGAGTGACCGTCCCATATGTAGAGATTTCGACCTTCACCCTTCAAAGTCACGTATTGGGATAAAAGCATGAGCATTTTTAGTCTCACTGGAGCTATCTTCAAGTGCTCATGGTCTTTCTTCTATCTCTGTGGTGTTTAATGTGAACtttatattgatttaaaagGTATGTGATGCAACTGTCATATTGTAAGATGTAGAGGTCAGTGGGAGGTgcagttttggaataaaatcaGTCAAATCATTTGACCAAAATGTCTGTTTCAAGTTCGTTGTCTTAATTTAAATTAAGGTAGTAAAACGTCTGCACACTGTCCTGTGCCCTTACAATGCTTTTGTATTTACTGTTACTGTGCACAACAGGACTAACAGGCATCACATTATTCATGTACATATGTCAAAGCACAGTGTCCAGATTCCACTTTTTACAGTAATGCATATTTTTCTTCTCCATTTACTCAAGTTAACATAGTTACTTTTACACTCCTTCCTCCCACTTTCTTTCATTCTCCAACCTGTATCAAAAACAACAAAGGCTGTTAAGTTATCTTCTGTCTTTTTAATACCGCGGCTGTTTCCCCGTCTTTCTTTCCCTCACAGGACGGGAGTTTGACGTGAAGGCCAAGTGTGTGATCAACGCCACCGGGCCGTTTACAGACTCCCTGAGGAAGATGGACAACCAGGAAACCAAAAACATCTGCCAACCCAGCGCTGGTGTTCACATCGTCATCCCCGGTTACTACAGGTACCACATATCACACATATCACACATACAGCCCAACACACTCACAGTATATCCCTTTTTAAACGTTCATTTTTTATTGAAGTTGTTTGATgggtttttttgtatttcaaaggTATAAACTTGTATATATGTAATCCTCAGTGTTTTTTCATTCTTATGTGTAAATACTAAACTATTATCTGACCTATACTTGCACGCGCAGGACAATCTTTTCTGGTTAAAATACAGCAGAGCAATAGAGTGGTTTTAAAGTTCAGCGAAGCTTATTGAGCCAAACCCGAGGGAGCGCAAGCCCTTTGAACAGCGCCAGAAATGCCAACCACCTaattctcttcctctctttctgtcgTCTTCCTCCTGCCGCTATCTGCGCCCTCTCCACCTTTTCTTCCTCCCCCATATATGTGTTTCTCCATTTGTGGGTCTTTTCTCCTCAATTTgtccttctcttcttctcattaccacattttttttttttttttttttttttttttctctttcttaacACTCCTTCCGCATACTTTGCCACAAACTTCAGACAGCAAAGAGACCAGATTAAACCTAATAACTATGCTATTACTCCGGCTACTCTGGCTACTTCTACTACTCGCActtatgatgataataataataataataatcctacTTCCTGTATTTCCTGTCCCACAGCCCTGACAACATGGGTCTGCTCGATCCGGCGACAAGTGACGGACGTGTCATCTTCTTCCTGCCCTGGGAGAAGATGACCATCGCCGGGACGACCGACTCGCCCACCAGTGTGACGGCCCACCCCGTCCCAGGGGAGGACGACATCAACTTCATCCTGAATGAAGTCCGCAACTACCTCAGCCCCGACGTAGAAGGTGAGGGTAGTCCTCCTTTTCCATGTTAACGGAGCATGCCGTTATGTATAGGCTTTTCTTTGATATTATTTTGTTGCTAAGTGCTCACTGCTTTGGTGTTCCTGGACTCCACTTCACAGGGTATGGAGATGTGTGTCCAAATATGGAAAGTAAACACCAGGAGAGAAATGCTGAATGAGAGATAGCATTAAGTTACAGAAGCTAGAGTAGAGCAGAGGTTGGACAGGAAGTGACGTCAGGACATTGGCTGTCTATTTTTCCATTTAGCCATGTTGGCTACCAGTGCTCCTGCTAACTACTAATCATTTCCCCAAGTAATGctaaatagggctgcacaatatattatttttttatcgtCAATGCAACATCAACTGCTGCAATATAAATGTCGCGaaaaaggctgcaacatattgCAAAAGACAATCAGAGATTTATtatgttagttgaaagaaaatatcagtactttaaaatgtaactgtcattcatttttttagcggtgccttttatattcaattcaatgttcaatttgtttaattaaagaTTGTTGGtaatgatttgttttaaatttaacaagcatattgttgtattttagcagaatcctgaaagcagcagaaatacaGAACTGCGTACACTCTGTCTGTTTATGTATCGCAAGTTTAATCGTTATGGCGATATTCGACAACATTATCGCATATTTCTCTGATATCGTGCACCGTAGGTGTTTTTTAACCCAAGGCAGAGTATGTGGAACAGCGAGTCTAAAAGCAAACACAAACTGGAGTGAAAtgaagtttatttgtatagcttAATATCACACATATCACAATGGACCAAAAACCACAGCAGACTAAACTCctcaaaaacaaaagaatacCTTGAAGAGTTCCCAGATATGCATAACCCCATACTGGAAATGTGTCTTGTGTCGTCTGCAGTGCGCAGAGGAGACGTGTTGGCAGCGTGGAGCGGCATCCGTCCGCTGGTGACCGACCCCAACTCCAAAGACACTCAGTCCATCTGTAGAAACCACATCGTCAGCATCAGTGACAGCGGACTGGTCACCATCGCTGGTCAGTTTTGGGATTATTTTGTGACATTACTGCACAGATACTGCTGCATGTAAAGCTTAACTGTGTGGTTCCGGAAGTGAAAATCCtgttcattttctccataagaattttgattattagccataatgtctaaaccagaGATCTTCAGCAGGCACAGCAGTTGTATTGTATCTGTATTCAACAAAGTAttgtttaatacatttttgaatgtgtttttccccaaaaatttaaatatgcctaaaaatatacattaacatgaatacaacatattattagaaaagaaaaatgggcctattcataaaaaacaacaacatcaacaacatggcctgtaggtaaggtagccactatAGCCATCTActgatacagttaagcttatggattcactgtgccttccacatgtatgtttgacattaaaacatgatatttgaatatgtaaatagaagcttagtattgtagggcaccataaaaaggtatgtataaaggctttaggccgccttACACGTCAGGCCCAGTTTATGcaatttaattttatacaatatatgtagtagggggttcctgttcgtctctctttcaggttaggggtccttggcctaaaaaatgttgaagacccctgatctaaaccatccgaggtagactgaccagGAGCTGTGAGGTTGTGAAACCAAAGTTTCTGCAGctgtagaagctagaagtcCGTATGAAATCAagcttttaaaaacttttttaatgAGTTATTTCCAGTTTTATGGAgaaatactacactacccacaagtACAGTTTCTGTACACAGGCTTGtgcctttgcctttttttgccgttttcaaaatgttattttgcgCCCGGATCAAATGTTTAATGGTCCACGATTCCTCTCAGAGCTGGTTGGCTCGGCTTCAGGCTTGAAACTCTTTATATCAGCATTTATTGAAACGTCAATGGAGATATTGAACAGGGAAAATCCCTTCCTAAACTAGAGCCGTTAAAAAAACTCTTGACATTGTTGAGCCCTATTAAGGCTGCATATTTTGTGTTCAGGTGGGAAGTGGACTACCTACAGATCGATGGCCGAAGACACTCTGGACGCAGCCATCAAAGCCCACAGCCTCTCAGCAGAGCCCTGCAAGACCGTGGGCCTGATGCTGGAGGGAGCCAAAGGCTGGACGCCCACGCTCTACATCCGCCTGGTGCAGGACTACGGACTGGAGAATGAGGTAAGACACATTTGCATGTTATGAACAGCATACGGTCGCATTAGCGTGCAGACCTGTGTTTCCTAAAGTCGTTTTAAGTAGTATAAATATTTCTCAGAGTTGCTATGAAGGCACAAATCCTTTCACTAGTTGAGTTAAACCTCAGTGGATGGAGCCAGAGAAGCACAGTTTTTCTAGTTAAGTAACATCAGATTGTCAAAGTAGAAAACAGCTTTATTTTAAGTTTCAGTCAGTCTTTCGGATAGTTTCGGTGCCTGTCCCTCTTTAAAtcaacaacagtttgttgtttgtgtgtctgaactTGATCAAACCCTGAATGTTCACTCAAACCTTTATTGTTTCATATCAAACCTTACCAGATTTTTAAATCCAACAGATATCTTATCCCTGCTTACAATAATGTCAAAGTTGTACAACCTTTCCTTttgaaaagaacaaataaattCATTCAAGTCATCTTGGGCAATCTCCTAAATttcatggtcaaaccagccctCACACAATAGCATCTTTACATACTTTTATTCATATGTTTCGCATAAATTTCTTCTTTACTTCAAGCTTATCAATaaactaatttgcatttgtaaaTTGATATTTCTTCTTTGAAGGaacagttcaacattttagaaaatatgCTTACCGTAGTTGCTTTTTTTCTGAGAGTGTGGTGAGAAGACCTAAATTATCAAAGTAAAAAACAgcagtttttatatatatatatatatatatatatatatatatatatatatatatatatatatatatatatatatatatatatatatatatatatatatatttttgaccaaTAACATGCATTTCTATACAGTTTCTGTGTTGGGAATAGTTTTGCCAAATACTTTCAGGtttaaaatgcaacatgtgaagtacattttgtattttagtgatggtaagtatttttaagtaaaaaaacatATCTAGCACCCCCAAAATGTTGATTTTTAATGgtaagaagtaaaaaaaacatatctccccaaaatgttgaactatttcttAAAGCTCTGGCTCCAAGAACAGCTCGACTTATGTAATAAAACGTTTTCAGCATGGCAAAGCGTAGAAAAGAAGTAGACCTTTAACTACCTACGGATAAAAAACCAAGCTGTAAACGCTGACGCAGGCCCCGTCACTGTCCTCTTCTCCAGCAGCAGCGGAGCTGACATTAAAGCCGCCGCTGTAACAATGCTGACATTTCTACTACACAAAAGACTGGACACACGTCGAAATGCACTGTATTCTGTACGATTTACCAATGGCATTAAGTAAGGGCACATTGATTTACATCAGCTGCACGTCATATTTCCAATAATTAGGCTGTGCGTTTCATGAAACCCAATAGTACATGGTTTCATGAAGAAAAAGTACTCCTGCGCCGAGTGCCTACAGTACACTTACTCCTCATTAGAGGCGTTCTGCACCGGCTCTGGTGATCACTCCAATATTCCTAAAAGGTCACTGTTGATATTTGGACAGGGTGTGCCCTTTCACATGATCGCCAAGCCAACGATCTGAATAGCAAATAGCCTTCTTGTGTTCTGTAAACATAAGACACCTCATTGACAAAGTGGCGCCAACGCTTATCGCTTAATTCGGAAGAGGTGAAATCGATCATGTGAATACCAGGAGCTGTCACTGCCATCTACGCTGTTTAACCTGTGATTTTATATCGTGAGAGCAGCACAGTGaataaaaatcacaataatCCACAGCCAGCTCAAGGCCAAATAGCTCTGTCTTTGGATAAATACGCAGTTAGTAAAGGTTATACTGCAACCCatgttacaattttttttataatttagaGATGCACATACAGCAATTTAGTTTGAGTTTGAGTAAAAgcagtctggctagtccacacagcattctgggatgggagagaaacattCTCTGGTTGATGCTCTGGCataatcacaatcgtcttgggcggtgctaagcgccggatggagccacggtgcctctgcaaaacagcctcaggaaggaacttgttttagtggaacatgtgtacgtttaaaagtagttttagtcgtgtaacagaaaactcagattggacagatagtctagctagctgtctggatttaccctgcagagatctgaggagcagttaaccatagtcctcacaaatccaccggaggttagaattctaacgcaaagaaagaggaaggttttggacatccggccgaaaagagggacatctggcggaatttcagGCGTAACCTGatcaatcccggaagtggaatgtcgtgggtATAGTAGACTAGAGTAACTGTTTCAGTTTAGTCGATCGATGCAAAGCTATTAATACTTTGAGtcctttttaaagcaaaaatttCAAACATAACTTAGTTGCAGCTTTCCAAAATGTTGTATGTGATATTGAAGTTAAATATGATTGGCTTTTGGACTATGGAATggaaacaagcaatttgaagatgtcacaaAACTGTGAGGgacatttttctctcttttctgacCTTTTATCCACCAAATGACTAATCCATTAATTgcgaaaataatcattagttgcagccctagtttacaTTTGTACGCAGATATCGTCATGCATCTTGTCTCGTGATCAATTCAGCTATATGATACCATATTATGTGAAATAGTGCCTCTGCTCTTTCTTCCAAAGGTTAACGTTTTGTTTCATAAaagtgttttcattttattgatATATGCGGAAAGAAAGCAGGTGAGAAACACAAGCATATAATGTGTTGGTTTTTATGGAAAAAATGGAGATTAAACCTTTTTTGCACATTGGTGGATAAGGaagaaattataatttttttcttcttcttgtacagtaaatattgtatttcTTAAGAACTATTTTAGATAATTATAATGTTGTCTTGTATCTTTATCACTGACGATTGATTTATAGCAGTAAAAGTTGCAGAGTTCCTGTGTATTTTTGCTGTAGTACTATGAAATAATTTACTGAACTAACAACAGAGAAGCCGCTGGTTGAAACTTACTGTACAGGTTTTTCTGTGCAGGCGTTGTGAGTtgaatgcctttttattttatttttaatattgtatttattcCTCTGTGCACAGGTCGCTCAGCACCTGGTCTCCACTTACGGAGGAAAGGCGTTCGACGTGGCCAAGATGGCTCAGGTCACCGGGCAAAGATGGCCAATCGTGGGCAAGAGATTGGTGTCTGAATTCCCCTACATCGAGGGCGAGGTAAAATGGGATTTCCTGCTTATTTTTTTGCACCCAAAAGGCTCACATACTCCAGCCTCATGTCAGTCTCCTTTCTCAGGTGCTGTATGCAATCAAGGAGTACGCCTGCACAGCCATTGACGTTATCGCCCGGCGAACACGCCTGGGCTTCTTGAACGTGCAGGCGGCTGATGAAGCCCTCCCACGCATCGTGCAGATCATGGGGAAAGAGCTGGACTGGAGCGAGGAGCGGAAGACGGTACGCTTCAACAACACATCGTTAAATGAGTGGGGGGGAAAGATCCACCAAAATAGAAAGATGTAAGGACACAAACTGAGGATTTTGTTTCAGTAGTATGTGTAATAGTCTTCCCTGCCTCAGAAAACCTGCTCTGTTTTACATAATGCTTTAATCCCTGGTGGGTTTCTAAAGTCCTTCTTTGTCGATCAGTACACAATAGAAAAGGTCCACACCCTGTATCCCTTTAGAAGAGGaagctctgtctctgtgtttatgaAAGAGATGACGTGATATTGTTGCATGAAAACTGAACTCTCAGCTATTTTGAGCCGGTATAGTCACAGTACAGGGAAGCCACATGTCTTACGCTGTAACGTTAACAAGACATCTGCCAGTATGGAGAATAGTTTATTCAAGATTTTAAAACCGTAATTGTGTATGCAGGGGGACAGGTTCAGTGGACGtattttatgtactgtatgctttccagtcttgtataaagtacttggaCGCAATACTTGaggaaaagtacaagtatcttaccagaaaatgagtTTGGTTAAAGTccccttttagaatattacttgagtaaaagtcttaaagtatctgatatttactgtacttaagtatcaaaagtaattttatgatattaaatgtacttaactattagaagtaaaagtaaaacatttaaaactttgattatgaactttattgtggcttccttATAGTGAAGCGTAATATTCAGGGTTTCCACACCTTCTTAAACATCAAGTCTGACAtcaagaaagagaaaaacagaaatagaattgaattgaatttgttttgtaagaAAGAATCTTTCACTCTAATGTACgaaaacatttcttgcaagAAACGAGTAACGAAGATGCTGAGGGGGAAATGTGAAATGAGTTAAAGTATACATTTTCTTTAGGAtatgtaatggagtaaaagtCAAAGTttccaaaaatataaataacaaagtaaaatacagatacgtgaaaattctGCTTAAgcacagtaacaaagtatttggaCTACACTACAACACTGATGCATTCGTTAAAGAAGTATTTTTACACCAATTTCAAATGTAAAGCGTTGGGGGGTGATGTTGGTGCTGCCATCTAACAACAGAAGTCTTGGTATATTTAatgtggatggatggagaagagatggagggatgcAGTGTCACTACAAGC
It includes:
- the gpd2 gene encoding glycerol-3-phosphate dehydrogenase, mitochondrial isoform X3, which codes for MAFRKALKRTAIIGSGAVATVFGLSQLIEYRKTQHGLARLAHVAAEAELRVPFADEFPARQAQLAALQNTEEFDVLVVGGGATGAGCALDAVTRNLKTALVERSDFSSGTSSRSTKLIHGGVRYLQKAIMQLDYEQYMMVKEALHERANLLEIAPHLSAPLPIMLPVYKWWQLPYYWAGIKMYDLVAGIQCLKSSYVLSKTKALELFPMLKKDKLVGAIVYYDGQHNDARMNLAIALTSARYGAAVANYTEVVHLLKTNDPQTGKEKVCGARCRDVITGREFDVKAKCVINATGPFTDSLRKMDNQETKNICQPSAGVHIVIPGYYSPDNMGLLDPATSDGRVIFFLPWEKMTIAGTTDSPTSVTAHPVPGEDDINFILNEVRNYLSPDVEVRRGDVLAAWSGIRPLVTDPNSKDTQSICRNHIVSISDSGLVTIAGGKWTTYRSMAEDTLDAAIKAHSLSAEPCKTVGLMLEGAKGWTPTLYIRLVQDYGLENEVAQHLVSTYGGKAFDVAKMAQVTGQRWPIVGKRLVSEFPYIEGEVLYAIKEYACTAIDVIARRTRLGFLNVQAADEALPRIVQIMGKELDWSEERKTVRFNNTSLNEWGGKIHQNRKMPSWTQPGSFCTWRWATGLALNS